The Nitrosomonas sp. PY1 genomic sequence CCGTTAACAATTCTACATTGATATCATTGCCAGCCGCTTTGAGTGCTTTGAATCCATACCCTAATATACTCAACAAATAATAACTCAATACCACGACCGACAAGCCTTCCACTGTTTCTTGCAAACGCAATTGCAAGTGCGCGCGCTGATCCATCGATTTCAGCAAATCCCGAATCTGTGCTTCCATCGACAAATCGACTCGCGTTCTTAATAAAGCCGTTGCACGCTCTAAACGGGTCGACAATATTTCCAATTTAGAATGAACGAGTTCACACGTTCCCATAGCCGATGATAACCGTTGAATCATAAACTCCTGCAACATCTGCAATCCTTCGATGCGTTCCTCGCGTAGCTCGGTGATACGCAGCTTCACAATATCGTAATAGGCACGGGAAGCATTAAAACGATGACTCGTTTGCGCAGATAGGCGTTCGGTTTCGGCAGCCAATTTGGTCAATTCATAAAGCAAGCGTTGCTCATCTTCAATACAGCTTGCTTTGACGCTATCGGCTGTTATTTCAGCCAGTCGTTGATCGGCGCGCGCCAACTGCGGAATGATGGTTCGGGTAATCGGCAAAGGCAACATCGCTAACATGCGATAGGTTTCAATCTCCAGCAAACGCTGTATCAACCGCCCCACCTGGCGACTACGCAAGTTTTCGTCATGAATTAAAATGCGCCCAAAACCATCTGCATGAATTTGGTTGTCACTCCACACCGTCGCGGCTCCACCTGCAACCTTCGAACCGATCACCGTTCCTGACGTAAAAAACGCTGACAATTCATGCAAGCTTCGTTTTGGGCGTGTTCGATCTTCCAGCACGATATGCGCTGCCACCAATAATTCACCGGGTAAACGATTCAACCAATCTTGCGGTACATATTGAATAGCTGGATGTTCGAAAGGTACTTCAAAGAATTGCGTGCGATAAATCGTATACGTTGAGTACTCGGTATGCCGCTCCCAGCGTAAGCGAAACTCACCACAATCCACGCTGAATTCGTTTTCATGCGCACCCGGAGGGTTGACTTGGAAACGCGTACATAACTCATCAATCAACTGCCGCTCTTGTTCTATCCAATGGCGGTCCGATAATAAAACCAAATGCGAAAGCTGCAATGGCGGCACCAGCAGTTCATACACAACCGCATTGAGTTCCGCATGCAGTTCCTGTCGCCCCGTATATTCAGGAATTGTAAGTGTTATAGCATTCGTAGCCGGAGTCGGTTGAATTGGTGAAGGTGCTGTTAAATTCACTAAATGACCCAATCATGTTTAATAGATCTCATAGTGTAATGCAGAATCATTGCATTGCCATGACCATATGATAGAAAAAATTGGTTGCGATCATTCTGTCAGAATTACGCCGGAACGATAGGGTTGCGACATTTTGCAAAGATCGCGTGGTCCATGCAACAGCGGTTGATCAATAGCTTTTACGCAAAAAACGAAGTAATGGAATGGACGAGCCATGATCATTTCTGGTGTATGACAGGAGAAGAAAGCAATGTAACCCGTTGGTAGAGATCTCGGCAGATCAACCAATAAAAAAGGAAGCACCGCAGTGACAGATAATAATATTGTCTCTAGACTAGCAGAAGTAATATGTTAGTCTAGAAAGATGTTAAGAAATAGTAAATTAAGTGACTATTCAGTTAAAAAAATAATTCAATGCTTTTGCATTGATATACCTGCCAGCAAAGCGGCACTGCTGTTGGGCAAAAATCGTAACACGATTAATCGTTGGTATGGCATATTCAGGCAAGCAATATATGGCCATCAGACAGCGCTAAAAGACAAGTTGTTAGGTAGAGTGGAAGTTGATGAAAGCTATTTTGGTGCGAAACGTCACCGTGGTTATCATGGCAAACTCAAACGCGGTCGCGGCACATTAAAACAACCCGTATTTGGTGTTTTTGAGAGAGACGGCAGGGTATACACCGAGATAGTACCGGATTGTAAGCGCTTGACTTTGCAAGCGGTAATACTGGGTAAAGTATCTATTGAAAGTGTCATTTATAGTGACGGCTGGCGTGGTTATAATGGTTTGGTAGATGTAGGTTATTCCAAGCATTTTCGAGTATCGCATGGTAACAATGAATTTGCCCGGGATGGCCACTGCCACATTAACTGTATCGAATCGTTCTGGAGCTTTACCAAGCGACGGCTGGCAAAGTTTAACGGCGTATCAGTTAACTTTGAGCTGCATTTAAAAGAATCTGAATGGCGATGGAAAAAGCAAACGGGTGCGGCGGGTTACATCATATTCAGAAAAACTCATAGCCATCGCTTCAATACGGTTGTTTTAAAACATTATTGTAACGCCAGATCCTATAATCTGTAGTAGTTCAGACGGCCTGTTGAAAAACAGCTGATTTTATGCTCAGGCTGGTTTATATAGAAAAAGTTCGGATATGTGCTTAAAGTAGGACTGATAGTTTTGTGCACTCAATATTTCTTTTCTGAAATACGGATATCTTCTTAGATACCAATAAATATCAAATAATTGCTTAATGATTCGCTTAATATTCTGGGCCATTGCAGTCATCAGAGCTTGAATCGATACTTTTTGTAGTCCCCGGTAACGGGCACGCCTTAGTCCATGGAATTGCTTGGCTTCAGCGAATAACCCTTCTATCGTCCACTTTCGCAGTATCATCTTGGAGATAAAGGCCTTGGTTTCCTGCCGTGCACGAACCTTATCGATTTCCTGCTGATGCGGACTCCGATAGACAAATCGAGCTCTGCTTTTGGCCGATTCCGGTAAGCAATCAGTTCGCCTGGGACACATGCGGCAGTGTCCGCCCATGATTCGGTATCGTTTGATCAGCCCGTTATCCAATTTTTCATACGGATAGAGAAAATATCCTTCTGGACATTGGTATCGATCAGTTTGACCGTGATACTTGAACGTAGTGGGCGTGAGTTTGCCGTTACCAAGGCGAGCATCGTGCAGGGGTATATAAGTGCGTATTTTGCGTTGCCTGAATGAACTATAAGTGGGTCCCCGGCCATATCTACGATCAGCAATCACTTCTTGAACGTCAAAACCCATCTCATTACATAAATAGTCGATTCTGGCAGGAAGTATAGGACCTTCATGGGTAGCGCCCGTTGTGGTATAGCAATCGGTAATAATTCGCGTCTTTACATCAGCGCTATAGTGAACCTTATATTTAAGACCGCCCTCAGTGCCTTTACGATATACCATTGTGGCATCCGGGTCTGAGGCACTGACATGGGTCTGATTGGCTACCCGGCGTTTGCGTTTTCCATGCTGAAAATCATGATATTGCTTCTCATATTGCTTTAAAACTCTGGCGTCAGGGTCGGTATCCTCGCGCTTCACCAAGGAATTCATGGAGGCGTTAGCTTTCACGAGCGTCGCATCAGCAACAATTTGCTTGCCGGTAAATCGACCTTGCTTTTGCCATTGCAGCAGTATCAGTTTAAATATTTGTCGGTATCTGGATTCTCCCATTCTGTCCCGTATGCGGGTTAATGAGGAGTGATGCGGTACAGGCAGGTCAAGGGGGAGCCAACAAAACCAGCGATATGCCAAATTTAAGTGGACATCACGGCAAAGCTGGCGGTCAGACTCAATCCCAAACAGATAACTGATCAATTGCATCCGAAAAAACAATACCGATCGATGGAAGCTCGTCCATTGTCCAAACAGTAGAGCTCTCCTGTCAGATCATACAAAAAGTCTAAATCTAATAGCTTATCCACCTTACGTAACAAATGATCCTTAGGAATGAAGCTTTCCAGATCTATCGTCGAGAATAATTCCTGTTGATGCGTTTGCTTGCCTTGCATTGATCTTTATCGGCAGTAGATAGTGAAGCTCCTATTTTATTATTAACTCAACGTAGTATTTGGGGTTTTTCAACAAGCCGTCTGAATTACTACACGTTAGTATCGTTTTGGCCTGTACTACATTTGGCATTTCTGAGACCTGCTATCGTTATCGGCCGGTTCTCAACGATGAGAACAAGGAAATCCCGGTTGGTTACTACGTTTGACGGCTTGCTACAAGCGCTGGGACTTTGGTTTATGTTTCCTTTATTTGCGTAATATGAAGGGTTTTGGATGGAATCACAAACGTGAGGCCTTTGCACGGTGGAAAGCAGATTTAGCTGCGCAATGCGGTACAATTTGTTTTTGAATTTTACGAGAAATATCTCTTTGTGCTTGTTGATTCATCAACGATTCCTTGAAAACAGTTCAATTTATCAAAACTGTTAACCGAAGTCGTAAGATTCATAATTCAGCTTTGCCTAATAACACGCCATTTTAGTTTTTTGTATCTTATTTAAAGTAAGCGGTATTGACCAATCAACATCAAAACGTTAACATCACTCTCCTTATCCGTTCCCTGATAGCTCAGTCGGTAGAGCGACGGACTGTTAATCCGCAGGTCCCAGGTTCGAGCCCTGGTCGGGGAGCCATTTAACTCAGAGAGTTAGCTGACTTAAAGCTCTGATTAACATCTTTAGCGTGACAAGAACGTGACAGCGGAATTACTTTGCTGTCTCTTCCCGTTTCAATCCTAGACGCTGCAAACGCAAGATTCTCAGTCGCAAACTTGGCATAACGATCCACCATATTGCGTGATTTCCAGCCGCCCAAGTCTTTTAGTTCATCACAGCTCGTTCCAGCCTGCCGATGCCATGAAGCCCAGGTATGCCGTAAATCATGAAATCGGAAATCTTCCAATCCTGCTTTCTTAATCGCATTCATCCAAGCCGTATTGGTTAAATCCCAAAGAATCGGCTGATTGCGATAAGTAAAACAAAACTGCTCATGCTTACCCACTTGTTCCTGTAAAACTAATATCGCATCCGCATTTAACGGAACGCCTCT encodes the following:
- a CDS encoding IS1595 family transposase, encoding MLRNSKLSDYSVKKIIQCFCIDIPASKAALLLGKNRNTINRWYGIFRQAIYGHQTALKDKLLGRVEVDESYFGAKRHRGYHGKLKRGRGTLKQPVFGVFERDGRVYTEIVPDCKRLTLQAVILGKVSIESVIYSDGWRGYNGLVDVGYSKHFRVSHGNNEFARDGHCHINCIESFWSFTKRRLAKFNGVSVNFELHLKESEWRWKKQTGAAGYIIFRKTHSHRFNTVVLKHYCNARSYNL
- a CDS encoding transposase, which translates into the protein MQLISYLFGIESDRQLCRDVHLNLAYRWFCWLPLDLPVPHHSSLTRIRDRMGESRYRQIFKLILLQWQKQGRFTGKQIVADATLVKANASMNSLVKREDTDPDARVLKQYEKQYHDFQHGKRKRRVANQTHVSASDPDATMVYRKGTEGGLKYKVHYSADVKTRIITDCYTTTGATHEGPILPARIDYLCNEMGFDVQEVIADRRYGRGPTYSSFRQRKIRTYIPLHDARLGNGKLTPTTFKYHGQTDRYQCPEGYFLYPYEKLDNGLIKRYRIMGGHCRMCPRRTDCLPESAKSRARFVYRSPHQQEIDKVRARQETKAFISKMILRKWTIEGLFAEAKQFHGLRRARYRGLQKVSIQALMTAMAQNIKRIIKQLFDIYWYLRRYPYFRKEILSAQNYQSYFKHISELFLYKPA
- a CDS encoding DUF3422 family protein, which codes for MNLTAPSPIQPTPATNAITLTIPEYTGRQELHAELNAVVYELLVPPLQLSHLVLLSDRHWIEQERQLIDELCTRFQVNPPGAHENEFSVDCGEFRLRWERHTEYSTYTIYRTQFFEVPFEHPAIQYVPQDWLNRLPGELLVAAHIVLEDRTRPKRSLHELSAFFTSGTVIGSKVAGGAATVWSDNQIHADGFGRILIHDENLRSRQVGRLIQRLLEIETYRMLAMLPLPITRTIIPQLARADQRLAEITADSVKASCIEDEQRLLYELTKLAAETERLSAQTSHRFNASRAYYDIVKLRITELREERIEGLQMLQEFMIQRLSSAMGTCELVHSKLEILSTRLERATALLRTRVDLSMEAQIRDLLKSMDQRAHLQLRLQETVEGLSVVVLSYYLLSILGYGFKALKAAGNDINVELLTGIAIPIVVLIIFYGIKRLRKKL